A portion of the Halobacillus ihumii genome contains these proteins:
- a CDS encoding AraC family transcriptional regulator, which produces MVGLDESLIAVYRAHGNGESFDYHSHQEYEIYFFHAGSCRYLIHNKIYDLEPGDIILMDGVTLHKPNIRSKSEYVRSVIHFSPAWIKGVLEEMGSMYLLDPFKKLHHCLIRTKENQESNRLEEIVCRLAELRWTTDLQDDYAETEMKVLLLQALISVNRLGKIDSIKLSNNKADKTEHAENIAAYVQTNYMKKLTLDSIAATLNLSKSYVSHVFKEMTGFTVMEYLMGCRLTQVKYLLEMEQSKALKDVAIESGFESVPHFSRYFKKKVGVTAREYRRLRQ; this is translated from the coding sequence ATGGTCGGTTTGGATGAATCCCTAATTGCAGTATATCGCGCTCATGGAAATGGGGAATCTTTTGACTATCATTCACATCAAGAATATGAAATTTATTTTTTTCATGCTGGCTCATGCAGGTATCTGATCCACAATAAAATTTATGATCTGGAACCAGGAGATATTATATTAATGGATGGTGTGACACTCCATAAGCCGAACATTCGCTCGAAAAGCGAATATGTCCGCAGTGTTATTCATTTTTCACCAGCATGGATAAAAGGTGTTCTTGAAGAAATGGGAAGCATGTATTTACTAGATCCTTTTAAAAAGCTACACCACTGTTTAATTCGAACAAAGGAAAATCAAGAATCGAATCGTTTAGAAGAAATCGTTTGCCGTCTTGCAGAGTTAAGATGGACAACGGATTTACAGGATGATTATGCAGAAACAGAAATGAAGGTGTTATTATTACAAGCGCTTATTAGTGTTAATCGACTCGGTAAAATAGACTCTATAAAACTATCGAATAACAAAGCAGACAAAACGGAACATGCGGAAAATATCGCTGCTTATGTCCAAACAAATTATATGAAAAAATTAACATTGGACTCGATAGCTGCAACACTTAACCTAAGTAAGTCCTACGTCTCACACGTTTTTAAAGAAATGACAGGGTTTACAGTAATGGAGTATTTAATGGGGTGTCGCTTAACACAAGTGAAATATTTACTTGAAATGGAACAAAGCAAAGCCTTAAAGGATGTGGCAATTGAAAGCGGATTTGAAAGCGTCCCCCATTTCAGTCGTTATTTCAAGAAGAAAGTGGGCGTAACAGCGCGGGAGTACCGTCGTTTACGGCAATAA
- a CDS encoding Gfo/Idh/MocA family protein — translation MKKVRLGIIGLGAQGGAYAEFIAENRVTNVEIGAICDIDTDKEAVAKEKYSDVPFYDNYIDMIEGGNIDAVVTCVPHYLHPEMGIEALKRDIHALVEKPAGVYTKQVTELNEFAATKPELTFGIMFNQRTNELYQKVKAVIDNGEIGNIRRTNWIITTWWRPQGYYDQSSWRATWEGEGGGVLVNQAPHQLDLLQWICGRPKKVYSNVKYGYQRDIAVEDEVTTLLDYGNGATGVFITCTHDIMGTDRLEIHGDKGKIVVDDSKKVTIKRMHKSEKEMSDTMAWADVTKLFMGGDLSEVYSEEVLEFESVWGAQHTAVMENFAANILDGTPLLAPGSDGIHGVALANAIHLSSWLGKEVELPIDEEVYLSELNKKIEAGRRNPVKK, via the coding sequence ATGAAAAAAGTAAGATTAGGTATTATTGGCTTAGGAGCACAGGGTGGTGCTTATGCAGAATTTATCGCAGAAAATAGAGTAACAAACGTGGAAATCGGTGCTATTTGTGATATCGATACAGATAAAGAGGCCGTAGCTAAAGAAAAATATTCAGATGTCCCTTTTTATGATAATTATATTGACATGATTGAAGGCGGTAACATTGATGCTGTTGTTACTTGTGTTCCGCACTACTTACACCCGGAAATGGGTATCGAAGCGTTAAAAAGAGACATTCACGCATTGGTAGAAAAACCAGCGGGCGTTTATACAAAACAGGTTACAGAATTAAATGAATTCGCAGCAACAAAACCGGAATTAACGTTTGGTATTATGTTCAATCAAAGAACTAACGAATTATATCAAAAAGTGAAAGCGGTTATTGATAATGGCGAAATCGGTAATATTCGCCGGACGAACTGGATTATCACTACTTGGTGGAGACCACAAGGCTATTATGACCAAAGTTCATGGAGAGCGACATGGGAAGGTGAAGGTGGTGGTGTTCTTGTGAACCAGGCTCCACATCAATTAGATTTACTACAGTGGATTTGTGGCAGGCCAAAAAAAGTGTATTCTAATGTGAAATATGGTTATCAAAGGGATATTGCGGTGGAAGATGAGGTAACGACATTGCTTGACTATGGTAATGGTGCAACAGGTGTATTTATTACTTGTACACACGACATTATGGGTACAGACCGCTTAGAGATCCATGGAGATAAAGGGAAAATTGTGGTGGACGATAGCAAGAAGGTCACGATTAAACGCATGCATAAATCTGAGAAAGAAATGAGCGATACAATGGCCTGGGCAGATGTTACAAAACTTTTCATGGGTGGGGACCTGTCAGAAGTTTATAGTGAAGAAGTGCTTGAATTCGAAAGTGTCTGGGGCGCACAGCACACTGCGGTCATGGAAAACTTCGCAGCGAACATTTTAGACGGCACCCCATTGCTTGCACCTGGCAGTGATGGGATACATGGTGTAGCTTTAGCGAATGCCATTCATCTATCAAGCTGGCTAGGTAAAGAAGTAGAACTTCCAATTGATGAAGAAGTCTACCTGTCAGAATTAAATAAAAAGATTGAAGCGGGAAGACGTAATCCTGTTAAAAAGTAA
- a CDS encoding Gfo/Idh/MocA family protein has translation MLKIGIIGLGDISKIHIPVIKDNPNVELVAVCDIDEELKDTVPGANFYTDYHVMLEKETLDCVHVCLPHYLHYAATKACVEKDIHVFQEKPLALNAEEGTALVDLEDSCKNIKICVAFQNRLNETFVKLQEIVESGEYGKVTGLKGLVTWFRPKSYYDVKPWRGIMKLAGGGVMINQAIHTLDLMQLIGGEVETIKGSIANLLDYGFEVEDTATAHIQFENGAKGLFFATVTNASNSSVEFQVILEKGKLTIKDSILTRTNDDGKREKIIEDAKLPGAKFYYGASHSKLINHFYSCIENDSDDYIHVKEAQTSMEMISAIRRSSKINEEIKMEVNQ, from the coding sequence ATGCTGAAAATAGGAATTATTGGACTTGGTGATATATCTAAAATTCATATACCCGTTATTAAGGATAATCCAAATGTGGAGTTAGTTGCTGTTTGTGATATCGATGAGGAATTAAAGGATACCGTACCAGGGGCAAATTTTTATACCGATTACCATGTAATGCTGGAAAAGGAAACGTTGGATTGTGTCCATGTTTGTTTGCCGCACTATCTTCATTATGCTGCTACGAAAGCTTGTGTGGAAAAAGATATTCACGTGTTTCAAGAAAAACCTTTAGCACTAAATGCAGAAGAAGGCACGGCTTTAGTTGATTTGGAGGATTCCTGCAAGAACATTAAAATATGTGTTGCCTTTCAGAATCGTCTCAATGAAACGTTTGTAAAACTACAGGAGATTGTTGAAAGCGGGGAGTATGGCAAAGTAACCGGCTTAAAGGGACTGGTAACCTGGTTTAGACCAAAATCCTATTACGATGTAAAACCGTGGCGAGGTATCATGAAGCTGGCTGGTGGCGGTGTCATGATTAATCAGGCGATCCACACCTTGGATTTAATGCAGCTTATTGGCGGTGAAGTCGAAACAATTAAGGGGTCGATTGCCAACTTACTTGATTATGGTTTCGAAGTAGAAGATACTGCTACAGCTCATATTCAATTTGAAAATGGTGCAAAAGGGTTGTTTTTCGCAACAGTAACCAATGCGTCAAACTCTTCAGTAGAGTTTCAGGTGATTCTCGAAAAAGGCAAATTAACCATTAAAGACAGTATTTTAACTAGAACAAATGATGACGGGAAGAGGGAAAAGATTATCGAGGATGCAAAACTCCCCGGTGCTAAATTTTATTATGGGGCAAGCCATTCAAAATTAATTAATCATTTTTATTCTTGTATTGAAAATGACTCAGATGATTATATTCACGTGAAGGAAGCGCAAACATCGATGGAAATGATTAGTGCAATTCGTAGATCATCGAAAATTAATGAAGAAATAAAAATGGAGGTAAACCAATGA
- a CDS encoding sugar phosphate isomerase/epimerase family protein translates to MKKGKIGVQMMMLKGKVEELGAYETMKELHKLGFGAVEVSQIPMTEENVSELKRASEEFDINIAALSAGLEPMMPGAPGETLKNDFDKIMKDCKTLDCNFVRIGMLPLTKMADKDKIMEFIQEAEVMAKRLVEHGIELYYHTHHIEFQKYDGEYLLDLMKNNTSILGFELDVHWIQRAGEDPVKVIQNYKDRISLLHLKDYRIGKLDVNEEDYQDLGKFFGKFTNLIEFAEVGEGNLDMNAVIDAGLESGAQYFLIEQDDTYGRDPFDCLKTSADNLRKLGYADWF, encoded by the coding sequence ATGAAAAAAGGAAAAATCGGTGTTCAAATGATGATGCTTAAAGGAAAAGTTGAAGAACTTGGAGCTTATGAAACAATGAAAGAATTACATAAGCTAGGCTTCGGAGCAGTGGAAGTATCACAGATTCCAATGACTGAAGAAAATGTATCGGAGTTAAAGAGAGCGAGCGAAGAATTTGATATAAACATCGCAGCACTATCTGCAGGATTAGAGCCAATGATGCCGGGGGCGCCTGGGGAAACATTAAAGAATGACTTTGATAAAATTATGAAGGATTGTAAAACACTAGATTGTAATTTTGTTCGTATTGGTATGCTTCCATTAACTAAAATGGCCGATAAAGATAAAATAATGGAATTTATCCAGGAAGCTGAAGTTATGGCAAAGCGCTTAGTTGAACATGGTATTGAGCTATATTATCATACCCACCATATCGAGTTCCAGAAATACGATGGAGAATATCTATTAGACCTTATGAAAAACAACACGTCTATACTGGGCTTTGAATTAGATGTTCACTGGATTCAAAGAGCTGGTGAAGATCCTGTGAAAGTCATTCAAAACTATAAGGATCGTATTTCGTTATTACATTTGAAAGATTATCGTATTGGAAAGTTAGATGTGAACGAGGAAGACTATCAAGACTTAGGTAAATTCTTTGGGAAATTCACTAATCTCATTGAATTTGCGGAAGTAGGTGAAGGAAATCTCGATATGAATGCAGTAATTGATGCTGGTCTTGAGAGTGGCGCTCAGTATTTCTTAATCGAGCAGGATGATACATATGGACGTGATCCATTTGATTGCTTGAAAACATCAGCCGATAACTTAAGAAAATTAGGTTATGCAGATTGGTTTTAA
- a CDS encoding Gfo/Idh/MocA family protein yields MSKDGMNYAPKGKPNPVVKEGEFPVAAAALDHGHINGMCNGLVEAGATLKWVYDPDPEKVKEFVEQFPGVQIADSLEQILHDESIKLVAGAAIPSERSALGNKVMEAGKDYFTDKTPFTTKAQLEETKLVVERTGQKYMVYFSERLHVEGAVFAGDLIKDGAIGNVIQVTGFGPHRLNASSRPEWFFTKEQYGGILCDIGSHQIEQFLYFAGCEDAEILHSKVGNYNNPDHPELEDYGDATLRGDNGATQIFKVDWFTPEGLSTWGDGRTFITGTEGTIEIRKYVDVARAESGDHLYLVNKDGEKHYELSGKVGFPFFGELIKDCINRTEKAMSQAHAFKAAELCLQAQEQAVVVTK; encoded by the coding sequence ATGAGTAAAGATGGCATGAATTACGCGCCAAAAGGCAAACCCAATCCGGTTGTGAAAGAGGGAGAATTTCCAGTGGCAGCTGCAGCACTTGATCACGGCCATATTAATGGAATGTGCAACGGATTAGTAGAAGCAGGTGCTACACTTAAATGGGTATACGACCCTGACCCTGAAAAAGTGAAGGAGTTTGTAGAACAATTTCCAGGTGTTCAAATTGCAGATTCGTTAGAGCAAATTTTACATGATGAATCCATTAAATTAGTGGCAGGAGCAGCTATCCCTTCTGAACGAAGTGCACTAGGTAATAAGGTTATGGAAGCTGGGAAAGATTATTTCACGGATAAAACGCCTTTTACAACCAAGGCTCAATTAGAAGAAACAAAGTTGGTAGTGGAAAGAACTGGCCAAAAATATATGGTTTATTTCAGTGAACGGCTGCACGTGGAAGGTGCTGTGTTTGCAGGTGATCTTATTAAGGATGGAGCAATTGGAAACGTTATTCAAGTGACAGGATTTGGACCGCATCGCTTGAATGCATCAAGTCGTCCGGAATGGTTTTTTACTAAAGAACAATACGGTGGTATTTTATGTGATATCGGAAGCCATCAGATTGAACAATTTTTATATTTTGCAGGCTGTGAAGATGCTGAAATTTTACACAGTAAAGTCGGAAACTATAATAATCCCGACCATCCAGAACTGGAGGATTATGGTGATGCGACATTACGAGGGGATAACGGGGCCACACAAATTTTTAAAGTGGATTGGTTCACGCCGGAAGGATTAAGTACATGGGGAGACGGTCGTACCTTTATTACTGGGACAGAAGGGACGATTGAAATACGCAAATACGTTGATGTTGCACGCGCGGAATCTGGTGATCATCTTTATTTAGTAAATAAGGATGGCGAGAAGCATTACGAGTTATCAGGCAAGGTAGGTTTCCCCTTCTTTGGTGAGCTTATAAAGGATTGTATTAATCGCACGGAAAAAGCAATGTCGCAGGCACATGCATTTAAGGCTGCTGAACTATGCTTGCAAGCACAGGAGCAAGCCGTGGTTGTAACTAAGTAG